One window of the Oncorhynchus keta strain PuntledgeMale-10-30-2019 chromosome 31, Oket_V2, whole genome shotgun sequence genome contains the following:
- the LOC118373974 gene encoding Golgi-associated plant pathogenesis-related protein 1-like, translated as MGKSASKQFSGEVLRSHNEYRRKHQAPPLKLSSKLSRDATRYAESLASTRILKHSVESSKGSCGENLAWASYDQPGKDVADRWYDEVKQYNFNRPGFSSGTGHFTAMVWKGSKKLGVGKASAPDGSSFVVARYFPAGNITNQGHFDNNVLPPKD; from the exons ATGGGCAAATCAG CTTCTAAGCAGTTTTCGGGGGAGGTGTTGCGTAGTCATAACGAGTATCGTAGGAAGCACCAGGCGCCCCCTCTGAAGCTGAGCAGCAAGCTGAGTAGAGATGCCACTAG GTATGCTGAGTCTCTGGCCAGCACACGGATCCTGAAGCACAGTGTTGAGTCCAGTAAGGGGAGCTGTGGCGAGAACCTGGCCTGGGCCTCCTATGaccaaccag GGAAGGATGTGGCCGACCGCTGGTATGACGAGGTAAAACAATACAACTTCAACCGCCCCGGCTTCTCCTCTGGCACAG GTCATTTCACAGCAATGGTGTGGAAGGGCAGTAAGAAGCTGGGTGTGGGGAAGGCCAGTGCGCCAGATGGCTCGTCATTCGTGGTAGCCAGGTACTTTCCAGCAGGGAACATCACCAACCAGGGACACTTTGACAACAACGTCCTGCCGCCCAAGGACTGA